The Palleronia sp. THAF1 genome contains the following window.
GCTCTGGAGGTGATCGATCAGGGCGGCACGCGCACGCGGGTCATGCACCTTGATTACGTCTATTCCTCGACCTGTCCGTGCTCTCTGGAACTTTCGGAACATGCACGGCGCACGCGAGGGCAGCTGGCAACGCCGCATTCCCAGCGGTCGGTCGCACGTTTGTCCGTGGTGCTTGAAGAGGGCCAGACGCTGTGGTTCGAAGACCTGATCGAGATGTGCCGCACCGCTGTGCCGACCGAGACGCAGGTGATGGTGAAGCGTGAGGACGAACAGGCCTTTGCCGAGCTGAACGCCGCCAATCCGATCTTCGTGGAAGATGCGGCGCGCCTGTTTGCCCAAGGGTGTCAGGCCGATCCGCGCATCGGCGACTACCGGATCGCGGCCAGTCATCAGGAAAGCCTGCACAGTCACGATGCCGTCAGCGTCCTGACCGAAGGCCCCACGTTCGAAAGTGCCAGCATCGACCCACGCGCCTTCGCATCGCTGTTCCATGTCGGATGACGCGCCCATCGTAACGCGATTGCGGGACGGAACGCGCGTGCTGTTGCGCGCGCCTCGGCCCAGCGATGCGGCCGCGTTGCGACAAGGATTCGACGATCTGTCGCAGCACAGCCGCATGATGCGGTTTCTCAGCACATCTTCCTACATGTCCGACCCCGATGCGACGCGCTTCGTGTCCCCCGACAATTTTCGGCACGGCGCCGTCGGAGCGTTGGTGTTGGACGACGAAAGCCCCAAACAGGTTCCCGCCGGGATCGCCCATTTCTTTCGGGCGACCGATACGGGCACCCGTGCCGAACTGGCGCTAACGGTGGTGGATGCCTTTCAGGGCAGGGGGCTTGGCATGCTTCTGCTAGGCCGTTTGCTGCATGACGCTGCTGCCATCAGGATCGAAGCTCTGGACGCCATCGTGCACCCCCGGAATCGTGCGATGGCGGGCCTGATGGTCAGCCTTGGGGCCGATCCGGTGGACAACAGCGGTGAACGCGCCTTCGTCTTGCCGGTCCACGCCGACCCGTCAGATTACCCAGACAACCGCTCAGGCGATGCGGTTCGAGCGGCGTGGCAGCTTACCCCCGGCCTCGCGGCGGCTTGACAGGCACAAGGGGCCGCGCCACTCCGCTGGCATGATAGACTTTCGCCCCGTCGGACATGTGATCGGCCTTCTGGTCACGGCGCTAGGTGCGTCGATGATCGTGCCCATGATGATCGACATCCTGTCGGGCAACGGGCACTGGACCGTCTTTTTCAATGCCTCTGCCGTGTCGATGCTGACGGGCGGCGTGTTGGCTATGGCCACCGCGAACGCCAACACCCGCGCGCTGTCGCTGCAGCAGACGTTCCTGTTGACCACGCTTGTCTGGGTCTCGCTGCCCGTCTTCGGTGCAATCCCCTTCATGTTCTCGCCCATCGACGCAACCGTGACGGATGCCTTCTTCGAGGCCGTATCCGGCGTGACCACCACCGGGTCGACGGTGTTCTCGGGCCTCGACGAATTCCCGGAAGGACTGCTGCTGTGGCGCTCGATGCTGCAGTGGTTCGGCGGCATCGGCATCATCGTCGTCGCCATGGTGTTCCTGCCGGAACTGCGCGTCGGCGGCATGCAGATCTTCCGGTCAGAGGCGTTCGACACGATGGGTAAGATCCTGCCCCGCGCGGCAGAGATCGCGGCTCAAATCAGCTGGATCTACCTCGTGCTGACGGTCGCCTGCTTCCTGTCCTACCTGACGCTGGGGATGAGCAGCTTCGACGCGATCAACCATGCGCTGACGACGGTTTCCACGGGTGGATTCTCGACGACTGATCAAAGCTTCGGCGCGTTCCAGGGCGCGCCCGAATACTTCGCGAGCGTCTTCATGGTCCTCGCAAGCTTGCCCTTCGTGCGCTACATCCAGCTGGTCGCCGGTACCGCGAAACCAATCTTCCGCGACGCGCAGATCAGGGCTTACATAGGCGTCATCACGGTGGCTGCAGTGGTGCTGGCCTTTTTCCAGATCAGCTACGACGGACGCGGATTCGAGGAGTCGCTGCGCGAGGCGCTGTTCAACGTGACCTCGATCATCTCGGGAACCGGCTACGCCAGCGTGGACTACCAGCTGTGGGGCGCTTTCGCGATGGTGCTGTTCTTCTTCATCGGTCTGATTGGCGGCTGCGCCGGATCGACCTGTTGTTCGGTGAAGATCTTCCGCTACCAGATCCTTGTGTCCGCCATCTGGAGCCAGGTCCGCCGCATCCACTCCCCTCACGGCGTCTTCGCTCCGAAGTTCGAAGACCGCCGCGTGTCGGAAGAGGTCCTGTCGTCGGTCATGGCGTTCTTCGTACTGTTCGTTGTGTCGCTGGGCGTGCTGGCCGTCGCACTGGGGCTGACCGGGCTGGATTTCGTGACCGCCGTTTCGGGCGCGGCCACCGCCATCGGCAACATCGGTCCGGGGCTGGGCCCGGTCATCGGACCATCGGGCTACTTCGGCCCGCTGAACGACACGGCCAAGTGGCTGTGCATCATCGGCATGCTGGTCGGACGGCTGGAACTGATGGCCGTTTACGTCCTGTTCACCGTGCAGTTCTGGCGGGGCTAGCCGAACCGATCCTGCCAGCAGGGCACCGGGTCGCCGATGGCGGGTGTCGCGTGAAATACAGCGCGGGCGATGGCGCGCGACAGGCAGGTCGCGGCGGCGTGGCCGAGCAATGCCAGCCCCATGGGATCGGGTGCCGGGCGCGCTCCGGTCGCGGCGGCGAAGACCAGATCCCCATCGAAGGGCGTATGCGCGGGCAAGATCGCGCGGGCGAGGCCGTCGTGCGCCGCCGTCGCTAGCCGCGTCGCTCCGGCTTTGGTCAGCGTGGCGTCGGTAGCGACGAGGGCGATGGTGGTCGCGGCCCCCACCAGCGGTACCTTCGTCGCCAGCGCCGCGCGCTTTGGCACGCCGCGCGCTCCGAACTCGTCGGCTTCCTCGAACGGTGCGGCCCAGAAGCGGCCCGTATCAGGGCACACCACGCCGCCCACCGGGTTCGCGGCGACCAAGGCGCCGACGGTTGTTCCGTCTTCCAGCACTGCCGAAGCCGTTCCGATGCCGCCCTTCAACTGACCCGCGATGGCGCCCGTGCCGGCACCGACCGATCCCATCGCCGCGTCCACTCCCGCGCCCTGCAGCGCCTTGCGGCCAAGGGTGGGGTAGGGGTTGTCCGACCAGTCGTGATCGCCGCCTGCGTCCAGATCATACAGGATCGCGGCGGGCACGATGGGCACGAGGCGCCCGTTTACCTGAAATCCCCGTCCCGCGCGCCGCAGCCCGGCCATGACGCCGTCCGCCGCCGCGAGCCCGAAGGCCGACCCACCCGACAGCACCAGCGCATCCACCCGCTCGACCAGCTTGTCGGGCGCCAGCAGATCCGTCTCCCGCGTGCCGGGCGCGCCGCCCATGATGTGAACGCCCGCAATGAAGCGATCCGCCGCCGTCAGGACCGTGACGCCCGATTTCAGAACTGAATTCGAGGCGTGTCCGACCGTTATGCCGGGAATATCGGTGATGGAGTTGCGGGGACCGGGTGTCATGGGGCAAAGGATGGGGCAAAGCGGACCTTTGGCCAAGCGAGAAGACACCATGCGCAGTTTGAAGCTGATCCTGATCGCGGGCTGGATGCTGATCCTGTTCGCCGTTCTCCACTACACGCTGCCGCAGACCGATGTGGTGCGGATCGTGAACACCGATATTCGGCGCATGGATTTCGGGGCCAATGCGATCTTCTACTCCAGCGAGGCGACCGCAAGCGGCAACGTCGACGTGCGGTTCATCGAAGGCGTGGACCCGGACGGTGATGCCGCTGTCTTTCGTAACGAGGACACAGGGTTGGGCTGGCCTTTCTACTTCAAGTTCGACAGTGCCGATCTACAGGCAAAGGCCGCCGACCTGATTTCTACGCGCGACGATGCCGTCTGGGTTGCGGTGCGCCACTACGGCTGGCGCTCGCGCCTTTTGTCCGCCTTCCCGAACGCCACGCGCATCTGGCGGGTGGATGGGCCGGATGTCAGCTTCTTCCCTTGGTTGGCGGTGGGTGTCTTCGTGGCGATCATCGTCGCGATGCTGGCGCTTTGGCGGATGTCGCAACTGCTATGGCGCAACCGCATCCGTCCGCTGTTCGGCGGACGGGGCGGCAAGGACGTTTGATCCTCAGCCTAGCTTAGCTTGGCGTGGATCTCGTCGTAGTCGATTTCGCCCACTGGCATCTTGTTCGCCGGATCTTCGAAGTCGTATTTGAATAGCTTGAAATCGCGGTGGTAGATTTCCCACATCAAATGCATCGACAGGTCGTCGAAGTAGTCCGCCACAGGGTGTGCGCGCTTGGGGCCATGCCCTTCACTTTCGTTGAAGCGGGGGATCGAGGCCAGATCGACGGTATGCCGAGTGTCGATGCTGTTCAGCACCGACTGCATCCCGTCGTTGAATGCCTCGGTCCAGAAAATGTTATCGTAGCGGCCGCCGTTCGCGATGAATGTGGAGACGTGTCCTGACGTGGCCGACCAGTGAATGTCAGGCTCCATCGGTTTGCGGAAGCGGATGGTGTCGCGCACGAACAGAAGGAACCGGCGGAACGACGCGATTTGGTCGAACTCTTCCTTGCCATCCTTGCCGCCAACTTCGATCCCGTATTTCTGGATCAGTAGGGGCACCAGATTGCCGCGGTAGCGCTTGCCGTTACGCTGGATGCCGCAGATCTTGTCGAAGAACGACGATAGCACGCGGGTGTAGGGGTTCCGCACGCAGGTGAACGCATAGGTGTCGTGGCTGGTCACGGCGCGGGTTATAGGCGCATGGCTCTCTTCCATGGCCCATTTGTGCATGCCTGACTTCGCATCGTGAATATCCCCGTCGAAGAACTCACCATGGTCCGAGTAGAACATGATTTGCCCGATGGTCGAGCAGGCGCACTTGGGCACCACCCGATAAACGACACTCTCGCTTTCGGTCATCCAGGTTCCGGGAAACCCCATTCGCACGTCTCCGATGTCTATCGCCGACAGGGCGATTAAAAATGTTTCAGAACCCTGTCACTACATCCACATTTCGGTGTAAATGGGGCCAAATGATGCCCGGGCGTAAACAATAGACCGAACATGGCCAAGATCGCCTACATTCTTCTGTGTCACAAGGACCCAAAAGCCATCGTTGCACAGGCGCGACGGTTGACGGCTGCGGGTGACTTCGTGTCGATCCATTTCGATGGCCGGGCCGATCCCGCCGACTTCGCCGCGATACGCGACGCGCTTGACGGCAATCCCGGCGTCGCCTTCGCCGCGAAGCGCTACAAATGCGGCTGGGGCGCGTGGAGCCTTGTCGCCGCGTCGTTGTCAGCCGTTGAAACCGCCTTCGATAGTTTTCCGCGTGCCACCCATTTCTACATGGTCTCGGGCGACTGCATGCCGATCAAGTCGGCCGCATACTGTCACCAGTTTCTGGATCGCGACAGCTGCGATTACATCGAAAGCCACGATTTCTTTCGTTCGGACTGGATCAAGACCGGCTTCAAGGAAGAGCGTCTGATTTACCGCCATCCGTTCAATGAACGCACGCAAGCCAAGCTGTTCTATGCCACCTATGAGGTTCAGCGCCGCCTGAACATCACGCGCAAGGTGCCAGCCGATATCCAGATCATGATCGGCTCGCAATGGTGGTGCCTGCGGCGCGATACCATCGAAAAGGTTTTGTCTTTCTGTCGCACCCGTCGCGACGTGATGCGCTTTTTCCGCACCACCTGGATCCCGGATGAGACGTTCTTCCAGACCGTCGTGCGCCATGTCGTGCCACATAACGAGATCCGCAACCGCACGCCCACGTTCCTGATCTTCTCTGACTACGGGATGCCGGTGTCGTTCTACGATGACCACTACGATCTGCTGTTGGCGCAGAATTACCTGTTCGCCCGCAAGATCAGCCCGGAAGCGCATGAATTGAAGGCGCGGTTGGGTGATCTGTATAACGAAGATCGCTCTGACTTCCCGCTGTCGGGCGAGGGGCGTCGCCTGCATGCTTTCCTGACGGGGCGTGGCCGGGAAGGGCGCCGCTTCGCGCCTCGGTTCTGGGAGCGCGAAGCCAGTTTGGGCTTCGAGCGCGATGTGCTAATGATCGTCTGCAAGAAGTGGCACGTCGCGAAACGTCTGGCCCAGCGCATCCGCGAGCAGACAGGCGTTCCAACCGTCGGCTATCTGTTCAACGAGATGGACGCGAACCTGCCGGATCTTGGCGGGATCGAGAAGACGGTTGAAAAACGCCACCGTCACCGCCGCGCGCTTCTACGTCTGCTGATGGAATACAACGGCGACGACCGGCTTGTCATCTGCTTGGACCCCGCCGATCTGGACCTGATGCGCGACTTCGAAGGCGACCGCTGCACGACGCGTATACTGGAGTTGGATTGCGAGTTCAGCGACGACTATTTGATCGGTCACGCCCAGCGTCTTGGCCTGATCGGTGCCGATGTTCCGCCGATGGCGTTGGAACGCCTGATGCCCACCGTCCGGGCCGACATCCGGCACGAGCGTGAAGCGATCCGGGACGCCGGATTCGAGTCGCTGATCCGCATCGAACAGGCCGACGATACCGAAACACGCGCCGCCGCCATCCGTGCATTTCTGAAGATCGATGCCGACAAGGCGGGCGAAATTGCCGGTCTGCCCTATCTGTTCCAAGACTGACCGCAGGAGAGACCATGCCCTTCGCCTACGACGACCAGAACATCTTCGCCAAGATCCTGCGCGGAGAGATCCCGAACGACACCGTGCTAGAGACCGATCACACGTTGGCCTTCAACGACATCACGCCGCAAGCGCCGGTGCATGTGCTGGTGATCCCGAAGGGGTCATATGTCTGCCATGATCACTTCGCCGCCGAAGCATCCGACGCCGAGCTGGTCGATTTCGCCCGTGTCACTGCCCGCATCGTTGCGGAAAAAGGCCTGTCGCCGGGTGGGAACGGGAAAGGCTATCGCACGATCTCGAACGCCGGATCGCACGGCGTTCAAGAGGTGCCGCATTACCACCTGCACATTCTTGGCGGGCGTGCGATGGGGCGGATGCTGCAGAAGGACTAGGGCCAAGCCTCAAGTCCGAAGCTCTTCTTCCTTCGGCTTGGCCCCGACGAACGCCCATCCTTCGGCCTCTGTATCGAAGGCGCGGCCATCGACGGGAAGCACCTTGCTCATCGTCTCCACCATATCGCCCGCCTTTTCGGGGGCACCGACCACGGCGTATTTGTCAACCTTCGCGACAGACCGCACGCGCGATTTGATGACGTCCCAGTCCAGCGAAGCACCGCTTTCCGCACCGTCGTAGCGGTCAAAAATCAACAACATCGACACTTTGTCATGGGTGTCGAACTGAGTGTTCATGTACTCGGCCATCGTTTCCATATCATCGGACGTGACCTCGCCGACAATATGAAAAGCGTAGACGCCATCGGTGTCGGCAGGTGCCTGGCGCACTGTGGGGGTCGTAAACATCTTGGGGCTCCGGTTCATTTCCTCACTGAAAAACATGTGGCACTGCCGTCAGGTTCCGCCCGCTTCTTTCTGTCCCATCCTCTCGCGCAGGGCCGTTTCTATTCTGGCCTGCTCTGGAGAGGGACCGGACCCGGCAGGCCAGCCTTCGCGCTGTCGGGTGCGGTCGCCGTCGAACTCTTCGGTCTGGTCGTGGAACAGAACCATGCGCGTGGGATAGGGCAGGTCGATGCCGTTGGAGTCGAGGGCATTGTAAACCTTCTGGATGACTTCGCCCCAGACGCGCACGGTGTTCGCGCGATCCGATGCCGTCCACCAGCGCAGGCGCACTGTGTTGCCATCGGCCTCCATGCCCCACGGCACGGTATCGGGCGCGGGGTCGGCCAGCACGCCGTCGATTTCCTTCACCGTGTCCAGCATGATTTTGCGGGCGGTGTCGAAATCGTCCGAGCATCCAATCAGAATATCGTATTGTGACCGGGCGTGTTTGAACGCGGTCTTCACAACGACCGAGTCCGTGTAA
Protein-coding sequences here:
- a CDS encoding STAS/SEC14 domain-containing protein, with translation MFFSEEMNRSPKMFTTPTVRQAPADTDGVYAFHIVGEVTSDDMETMAEYMNTQFDTHDKVSMLLIFDRYDGAESGASLDWDVIKSRVRSVAKVDKYAVVGAPEKAGDMVETMSKVLPVDGRAFDTEAEGWAFVGAKPKEEELRT
- a CDS encoding GNAT family N-acetyltransferase, which gives rise to MSDDAPIVTRLRDGTRVLLRAPRPSDAAALRQGFDDLSQHSRMMRFLSTSSYMSDPDATRFVSPDNFRHGAVGALVLDDESPKQVPAGIAHFFRATDTGTRAELALTVVDAFQGRGLGMLLLGRLLHDAAAIRIEALDAIVHPRNRAMAGLMVSLGADPVDNSGERAFVLPVHADPSDYPDNRSGDAVRAAWQLTPGLAAA
- a CDS encoding P1 family peptidase, with amino-acid sequence MTPGPRNSITDIPGITVGHASNSVLKSGVTVLTAADRFIAGVHIMGGAPGTRETDLLAPDKLVERVDALVLSGGSAFGLAAADGVMAGLRRAGRGFQVNGRLVPIVPAAILYDLDAGGDHDWSDNPYPTLGRKALQGAGVDAAMGSVGAGTGAIAGQLKGGIGTASAVLEDGTTVGALVAANPVGGVVCPDTGRFWAAPFEEADEFGARGVPKRAALATKVPLVGAATTIALVATDATLTKAGATRLATAAHDGLARAILPAHTPFDGDLVFAAATGARPAPDPMGLALLGHAAATCLSRAIARAVFHATPAIGDPVPCWQDRFG
- a CDS encoding histidine triad nucleotide-binding protein, which codes for MPFAYDDQNIFAKILRGEIPNDTVLETDHTLAFNDITPQAPVHVLVIPKGSYVCHDHFAAEASDAELVDFARVTARIVAEKGLSPGGNGKGYRTISNAGSHGVQEVPHYHLHILGGRAMGRMLQKD
- a CDS encoding sulfotransferase family protein, producing the protein MGFPGTWMTESESVVYRVVPKCACSTIGQIMFYSDHGEFFDGDIHDAKSGMHKWAMEESHAPITRAVTSHDTYAFTCVRNPYTRVLSSFFDKICGIQRNGKRYRGNLVPLLIQKYGIEVGGKDGKEEFDQIASFRRFLLFVRDTIRFRKPMEPDIHWSATSGHVSTFIANGGRYDNIFWTEAFNDGMQSVLNSIDTRHTVDLASIPRFNESEGHGPKRAHPVADYFDDLSMHLMWEIYHRDFKLFKYDFEDPANKMPVGEIDYDEIHAKLS
- a CDS encoding TrkH family potassium uptake protein, coding for MIDFRPVGHVIGLLVTALGASMIVPMMIDILSGNGHWTVFFNASAVSMLTGGVLAMATANANTRALSLQQTFLLTTLVWVSLPVFGAIPFMFSPIDATVTDAFFEAVSGVTTTGSTVFSGLDEFPEGLLLWRSMLQWFGGIGIIVVAMVFLPELRVGGMQIFRSEAFDTMGKILPRAAEIAAQISWIYLVLTVACFLSYLTLGMSSFDAINHALTTVSTGGFSTTDQSFGAFQGAPEYFASVFMVLASLPFVRYIQLVAGTAKPIFRDAQIRAYIGVITVAAVVLAFFQISYDGRGFEESLREALFNVTSIISGTGYASVDYQLWGAFAMVLFFFIGLIGGCAGSTCCSVKIFRYQILVSAIWSQVRRIHSPHGVFAPKFEDRRVSEEVLSSVMAFFVLFVVSLGVLAVALGLTGLDFVTAVSGAATAIGNIGPGLGPVIGPSGYFGPLNDTAKWLCIIGMLVGRLELMAVYVLFTVQFWRG
- a CDS encoding DUF5928 domain-containing protein, whose product is MAKIAYILLCHKDPKAIVAQARRLTAAGDFVSIHFDGRADPADFAAIRDALDGNPGVAFAAKRYKCGWGAWSLVAASLSAVETAFDSFPRATHFYMVSGDCMPIKSAAYCHQFLDRDSCDYIESHDFFRSDWIKTGFKEERLIYRHPFNERTQAKLFYATYEVQRRLNITRKVPADIQIMIGSQWWCLRRDTIEKVLSFCRTRRDVMRFFRTTWIPDETFFQTVVRHVVPHNEIRNRTPTFLIFSDYGMPVSFYDDHYDLLLAQNYLFARKISPEAHELKARLGDLYNEDRSDFPLSGEGRRLHAFLTGRGREGRRFAPRFWEREASLGFERDVLMIVCKKWHVAKRLAQRIREQTGVPTVGYLFNEMDANLPDLGGIEKTVEKRHRHRRALLRLLMEYNGDDRLVICLDPADLDLMRDFEGDRCTTRILELDCEFSDDYLIGHAQRLGLIGADVPPMALERLMPTVRADIRHEREAIRDAGFESLIRIEQADDTETRAAAIRAFLKIDADKAGEIAGLPYLFQD
- a CDS encoding DUF1523 family protein, translating into MRSLKLILIAGWMLILFAVLHYTLPQTDVVRIVNTDIRRMDFGANAIFYSSEATASGNVDVRFIEGVDPDGDAAVFRNEDTGLGWPFYFKFDSADLQAKAADLISTRDDAVWVAVRHYGWRSRLLSAFPNATRIWRVDGPDVSFFPWLAVGVFVAIIVAMLALWRMSQLLWRNRIRPLFGGRGGKDV